ggatcttgctctgttacccaggctggagtgtagtggcttgatcatatctcactgcagcctggaactctttggctcaagccatcctcctccctcagcctcccaagtagctaggattataggcatgcgcccTGATggctggctagtttttttttttttttttaatgagatgaagtctcgaacttctgacctcaagcagtcctcccaccttcagcctcccaaagtgctgggattacaggcatgagccaggcGTATGTGAACTTTTGAAGTTTTTGTGTTATGCTACCAAATTGCCCTGTAGAAAGATGAGTCATACTCACACCCAGTGAAAGTGCATGAGTGTCCATTATATATGTTAACACAATGAGAATGATTTTGATCTTTGTCTacagatgatatctcattgtttctATTTGTAATATCACATTTCCAAAGCTCTGGTTGGAGGTTTCAAAAGCAAGTTCccttataattgtttttctttaaaggaacTTAAGAAGTATGGAGTGACAACTTTGGTTCGAGTTTGTGATGCTACGTATGATAAAGCTCCagttgaaaaggaaggaatccaCGTTCTAGTGAGTgtgtagtattttaatttttttactacaAACAAGTTGTACCTTTCAAACATAGATGTTTATAAAACTTGGCACTagtagttttggtttttaaacttGTAGTAGAAAATGCATTATTGatagtaatcttttaaaattcttttagatTAATACTTGGgcagttttgttcctttttgcCCTTAAAGCCTATAAATACAGAATGTTTTCAactaataaaaagcaaaatttagtGTACACTTATTTTAAGAAGatggaaatttacatttttattttttaaggattaATGCAACATGTAGCTTTTGTTTCTAGACTACTAGTTTGAATGTAACTGAAAGTAATTTCTATCAGACATTCTTAAGTCCATATGGAAGTATTCTCTGCCACTTTGCAAATGCAAGATTGGTGACTTAATATTTTGTGGATAACTTGTAGGAGGTAAAAAGGTGGGAGAAGAGGataaggaggagagggagaagacaTTTTGCTCCAAGAGTAATCAGCATAATTTCTGACACTTATTGGTAGATTTCTGAGGAGCCTTTGTGTGATTAGATTTGTTTCATAGTTCACTTTGAACACAAAAgtgattgaaattattttaagttaaattcCTCCTTAGTATCAAAATATGCTGTTTCCTTATAGGAAAGAAGGGAAGGCAGTGTAGTACGAAGAGAACTGGAGATTTTAAGTGGGTAGGAAGAAGGTAATAAGGATGATACTGGTTCAAGGTTATGTGCCTACTTCTTATTGAGTGGTAATTTTATAGTCTTTATTACAGTTGTCAGTGGTTGAGAAGGCAATTCATGCAAAAAAGAGTAAATGtccttggccgggcgtggtggctcacgcctgtaatcctagcactctgggaggccgaggagggaggatcatttgagctcaggagtttgagaccagcctgagcaggagtgagaccccgtctctactaaaacaaatagaaagaaattagctggacaactaaaaatatatagaaaaaattagccgggcatggtggtgcatgcctgtagtcccagctactcggaggctgaggcagaaggattgcttgagcccaggagtttgaggttgctgtgagctaggctgacaccacggcactctagcccgggcaacagagtgagactctgtctcaaaaaaagaaaaaaatgctcaagagTAAATGTCCTTTTGGTAAGGCAATCATCTCATACCTGATCCATAAAGTTTCCTCACCTCCATTTTAGTGAAAACACAAAAACTGAATAGccaaatagtgtttttaaaaatgtattttaatatggCATGGTAATAATTCGCTTGCGTTTCCATTTCTAAATGACTTTATGGTCCACTGGCTGGAAATCGCTGGGGATAAGTGTAAACATGTGTAAAATGCAgccctgtgtttaaaaaaaaaaaaataaaaacaaaatttaagctTCTGAAATTAAGCTTGAATACAAGTTCATTTTCCTATATTGTGTGTTCTCCAGAGGCTAAAGGAGAAATCAACTTGTTTTGACAGATGGCAGGGTGAGAAAATGACTTGGATTGACCAGTCTGTTTGAATCAGTTGGTAAACACCTTTGCAAAATAGGAATGTATTAAAGAACTTGAACTAGTTTGTAGAAGATAATGGTAGGTGTGGGATTTATTGTAGGCcttaaatttagatttttgttttgttttaaatagctgTGATCACACTAAATTAAAGGTCTAAGTTAAGCTTGAAAAAGCAAGGACATTTAGCATTAAGCTTGgaatctctctccttttcccacaCAGATTTTAAGATGGAGTTATTTACTTTTGCTAGGTGAAGAgggtttgaaatattttactgtaAGAGGACATCCCTCAAATAAGACCTTTCAATCCTCTGAATGTCTTGCAAATCAGAGACACATTGGAATAGACTAATGGTGGTTTTAGCTGTGTCAGTTTGCAATTCAGATGTTTCTAaatgattaatgatttttttttagaaactactTATATGAGTAAGTGaagcatattttatattgtttcttaaataggtgaattttagGGAGCATTAGAGGAAGTTCTTGACTAAGGCACCTGTTATACTGCTGTTTATAGTTAAATTCTGTAGTGACATTTATAATAACACTGACAGCCCTTTAATTAGGGGGCGTAGTTGACAACTCAAAACATAATGTGCTGTTGTGGCTAATGGGCTACATGAAGTGTTCTAGTGGTGCCAATAATGAGCACAGAATCAATTTAGTGctctgttgctttttcttttctagtatcttaaagtGTCCCTGTCCAGTCTCATTAGTAGAATAgccttatgtttttaaaaaaattcccaataGTGATTTTTGCATTTCTGTCTTTGAAGCTTAGGTGGGAGTCAGGGCATGTAAAATGTGAGTACTGGTTTCTTAGGACCTCTTGCTAGGTATAGGTAGCAAGGCAGTTAAACCCCTGCCTGTACTGTGAGTGCATGTGGGGTTAGTCTTAATTGAAAGACAACCCAAATCTATGAATACAAAAAGAGAAGGGGGTACATGACAAAATGGGCTTTTGCTCAGGACCCTGTCTTGTAACACTGTCCTTGTTAAATGGGACATGTATAATTTAGgcagagtttaaaaaataattgctacctttaaaaaaaattactgagcacATGACAAAGATGGTATATGTTTCTATCATGATTTACTAACAATTGGAGATTTCTTACCAGAGAgcttttctctaaagaaaagaTGTCATAATTTAGAGTCATCTGGGGGgtaatcttcaaaaatatttgtagagacCAATGAGACACCAGTTACAACACTTTGCCAGAGTGGACTTTTAAATCATGTTGACATGTGTTGTGTCCTCTCTACTTTGTCTTGGCTTTAATTACAGTTTTCTCTAATTACTACTCTATTCAGATACCATATTTGGGAGAACACTAGCTCTTTTGACTTGGATAAAGAGATTTCCATAAGATAAATCTAGATGTGTACAACACTGACTGCACTTAATTGAGAAGGCTAATTTATTTGGCAAACTTTAAAAACCCTGGATAATTTTTCATCAATGATCAGAATTGTGTCAAGAATAGGTATATAGAGTACAGTTGGTTCGGTTAGGCTTGCCCTATGTATTATGTGCAGCTATTCTATATTAGAATGTTAATCTTGGAATAGATATCAATTTAATATAAAAGGTCATTTCTTTGCAGGATTGGCCATTTGATGATGGAGCTCCACCCCCTAATCAGATAGTAGATGATTGGCTAAATCTGTTAAAAACCAAATTTCGTGAAGAGCCAGGTTGCTGTGTTGCAGTGCATTGTGTTGCAGGATTGGGAAGGTAAGCTCTTACTCTTTTGCCTGTGAATTTATTATCATGATGAAAATTTCACTTTGGTAGAAATTTGCCATGTATTGCACTAAAGAACATTAAATTacctaaaaggaaaggaaatgagataTAAAAAGCTAGTGTAATGATTTCTCACTACAACCTTTTGTGTTTCATCAGGTTGTCCAATTCTAATGCACAACTGGATTTAgtgggtgttttatttttttccctatttcaagTAATCAAAGGTTCAGGTCATTGAAATAggcaacaaaattaaaatcattttagagTTTGAAGAATCCAAACATGGGTCATTTTGGATTGAGATGAATGGGAATTTAATAGGTAGAAAGCAGATGGCTAAACTTTAGACTCTTGAAAGGAGATGTATGGATGAGAATTGACCCTGATCTTAAAACCTCCCCCCGCCAACATTGCTTGGGATAGTGTTGCAACACTCTCATCAAAGACAGATTAAATGCCAATTTAGGATGTGTACTTTGACTCAAAACGTTAGTGCAGGCTGTTGTTGCCTCAGGGTAGTGGTGACTCAGGCTGTTAGCTCTGCTTTGTCCTTTTgtttactattttccttttttgcagTTTAGTGTAGTATAGTTTCTTCATAAGGGCAAAAGTTTCAGTTCTTATCCTGAAGGCTGAAGATAATGTTGTAACTTGACttggagcaatttttttttttttttttttttgagacagagtctcactcttttgcccgggctagagtgagtgctgtgtcatcagcctagctcacagcaacctcaaactcccaggcttaagcaatcctactgtctcagcctcccgagtagctgggactacaggcatgcaccaccatgcccggctaattttttctatatatatttttagttgtccagataatgtctttctatttttagtagagacggggtctcgctgttgcttaggctggtctcgaactcctgagctctagcgatccacccgcctcagcctcccagagtgctaggattacaggcgtgagccaccgcgcccggcctacttggAGTAATTTTATAACTAGTAGCTATCTTAGGTAGTCCAAAGTTGGTGCCCTGTGATGGGCTTTCTAAACCATGATTTcctttgttagatttttttaaaactagagaaCTGTTCCTAATTGTCAGTTCTTTGGCACTCTCGTAGCTCATCAGACGGATTTTGTTCAAAAAGTCTAGCACCCTTTTAGCATTTgataaggaaatattaaaagaaatttataatgaaaattctGACATACTTGAAGTACATGATATGTTTAGCCATTTATTTTACTGTGATAAGGGCTAAAGACCAGTGAAGAATTTTTGATAATATGTAATGATGAGAAAATTTGAGATGTAATGTGATGTGTTAAAGAATAAAGATCTTAGTGTAGGTTTAGAATTCAGTgctttactaaaaatagatattacaGAAGCTATAATGATGGATAATTTTACTGTGTAGGAAGATATCAGATACTTTAGTATACAGGAAAAAGGGTAACTCAAGCTTTGCTTTATTTTGGTAATGTGTAATCctgggtttaaaaaaatcttttaatttcaaagactTGTGGATGTTTACATGTGTTTTTCTCTCTGCAGGGCACCTGTGCTGGTTGCACTTGCTTTGATTGAATGTGGAATGAAGTACGAAGATGCCGTTCAGTTTATAAGACAGTGAGTGTGAAGTTTTGTCTTCAGAAACACATAAAGCAATATCATGTATGAGGAAGGAATTAGGGAAGGTATCCATTTGTAGTGTGTGATAATTTGCTGTCTTTGGCTTAAATTATTAAGCTGTAAAAAATTTAGAGCAAGTAATAAAGAGATTCAATACTACTGGCTCCCAGAGTTAAAGATTTTCTAATTTGGGTGGCAAATTTGGTCCAGTATATGATATGAATATCTAAGAATCTTGAAAATAGCTAGGTAGAGTCTCATTGACTTAGTGCTCCTTTTAATATATTCCATACAATTTCCAAACAACTCTCTATGACAGGGAAGCAAGAAGAATGCATAAAGGAGCAGTTAATCACCTAGGACTCTTACATGACCTATTCAGGCAAAAATTCAGGATGCTAATGCTCAGACAATCTTGGCATCGGTCTGGAATAATAGGCCATGCTATTTTGTTGTCCAGAATTCTTTGGCAATTATTGTCTCATCTTTCCCTTTGAACCCTTtctttacaaaaagaaagaaaaagaaagaaaaaagtaaagacaatTTGTGACAGAGGGCGTGAAATATATGGCAGCAGctcttggaaagtaaaatatttcaagagATGCCATCTGTCTATGTCTTGAGCCTGCTTCTtcatcttaatatttttttttttagcatcctAAATACTTGCTACCAGTTCTAACCTGAAGAATATATTAATCTAATTGGGAAGAGTATAGTCAGATGTCTCTGGATATACCATTCTGATCTTTATTAAATGCTTAATAGACTATAATGGCAGTCAACAAAGAAAATTTGTTCCTTCTGGGAATGCTCAGAAAGTTCATGTTGGAACTGAGCTCTTTAAGAAGTGATGTGGTATGGGAAATATGCTGGTTTTCAGCTGTGTAGAGTTAGTTAGAAAGGCCTTAGGCTGTAAATAATGCATTGCAGTCagtcagctcttttttttttttttttttacataataaagTTTGCCATTCTTATACTTTCAGAAAAAGAAGGGGAGCATTCAATTCCAAACAGCTGCTTTACTTGGAGAAATACCGACCTAAGATGCGATTACGCTTCAGAGATACCAATGGGCATTGCTGTGTTCAGTAGAAAGAAATGTAACAAAGGCTGACTTGATAGTGGCATTTAGAGGGAACTCTTGGTACCTGGAAATGTGAATCTGGAATCTTACCTGTGTCATCAAAGTAGTGATGGATTCAGTACTCCTCAACCACTCTCCTAATGAttggaaaaaagcaaacaaaaaagaaatccctctataacatgaataaaatgtttaagaaaagaaaaagaaagaaaaaagggattaATTCAGTGAAAGATGATTTTGCTCCTAGTTTTGGAGTGTGAATTTCTGCCAGGattgaattatattaaaatttcctgtctttttaaactttttcaaaatagaTCTCTAAGGAAAACCAGCAGAACATTAGCCTGTGCAGAACCATCTTGTTTGGGGAGCACACTCTTCCATTATGCTTGGCACATAGATCTCCCTGTggcgggatttttttttccttttttggaaagGGGggtatattttttttccctcttctctcttttctctcctaccCCCTCTTTCCCCCTGATACAAGTAGATGGAATAGGGGAAGCCCTTGTTGCTGTAGATGTGTGTGCAGTCTGGCAGCCTTAAGCCCGCCTGGgcacttttagaaaaaaaaaacaccaaaaaaaaaaaaaaaaaaaaagcagtggcATATATACATTATACGATCCAGGTGGTTTTTAGTCTTTACTGAAAACGGGGTGTTCATGttagtttcttttcctcaaaACCATATCTAACATTAGACAAGGTAACCAAGGGcattttgttttgataaattagtggggaaaatggcattttaagaGGAGTCTTCTCGAAGAACTTAGCTGAGAGTCAAATTCTTGTCTTTCCCAACCAATGAAGCTAAGTGGGTATCCCAGAAACTTGTCTTCTGAAAAGGAGAGCTCCAGGCCATCACTAAAGATGTGTCCAGGCAGAGAGCACACTTTCTACACCCTGTAGAGTTGTGGGCTGTAGCATTACTCTGATTTTCTGTCTAATGATGTCAGAGAATGCtggtagtttaaaatttttattttaggactTGTACTCTGAATTTTCAGGAACAGTCAAAGGAGTAGCAAATTCACAATATTTTGGACTTGAGAAATGCTTGTGGTGGGTATTTTCCAAACTGCCCCATATATGTACAGTTCAGTTTAACCACTGATTGCCTTGTTATTTTCTTACTAGGttatttttgagattaaaaaaaaaaatcgctgGTTTAAAACCAACAATGCCtaagtgagtgagtgtgtgtccACAGGCCATAACAGGGTAGAAGAGAGACATCGAACAACCCAATGAATAGTGAAGGGACTGTGTTGCTTGTGAAGTGGTGTGATAGCATTTCTGTAGATTCTTTGCTGGATTTAATGAGTTGATCTAGAAAAGCTGTTTGCTGCTGCTTTGCAGAAGGCAGTTATGACCAGGCTACATTAACAAGCAGGTAGAGGCGCACCATCAGGGGCTCTTGCACTGTTTGTTTGCACCTAAACATTGCATACTGTATAGTGCCCTGCTTCTGAGGCTCTGAATACAGGCTTAGAGTCATTGTGTCCTGCTGGAATTTGCTGTGCAGAGCCATAAGCTTCCTGTTCTGTTAGCATCAGCTAGGCTAGTATGAATGGACTGGGACCTTGTCTCACATTGATGTTACCTCAGATGTTGGCCAGCTACATGAACTGCCTATTTTCCTATTGCCGGAGCTTTgatttttaactaaatgaaaatctgtagattctctcctcccccaccccacaaaacaaagcaaaatagaataatgcttttgaaaattgtttctagaattttaaagTCAAAAATGATGGTACTGTCcaaaattatttcagaacatGACAATAGATTCGTTTAACATAGACTCAAGATCAAAACAGCATTACATGCTAAGCTAAGATAGACTGTTGACTCCAAGGGTTTTGATCAATACCATAACAAACCTTTTCCCTTTGACATGCTCTGAATTTCGTTGTTTgcagggagggtgtgtgtgtgtgtgtgtgtgtgtgtgtgtttgtgtgtgcgcgcgcacctGTGCAGTGTCCATCAGTATCGGTGCCTGCCTGAGTTAGGAAAATTTCATTCCTGGTTCTGTATTGAGGAGAAGGATGTAAAAAGCAACATGAAACATTAGCCCtcgttttgttttaaattagacTAATGTTAATTGTTCTCAGaactggatttttttccctcaaaattaaaataatttttttcttttggatttaatGAAGTATTGCTAGCTGAAGCCAGTTTGACATGGTGAGAGAAATGTCAGACTGATGAAAGGTGTGCAGCCTGATTTAAAACCAAACCCTGAACCCTTTTAAAGAACAATAAACCA
Above is a window of Lemur catta isolate mLemCat1 chromosome 3, mLemCat1.pri, whole genome shotgun sequence DNA encoding:
- the PTP4A2 gene encoding protein tyrosine phosphatase type IVA 2 isoform X1; translated protein: MNRPAPVEISYENMRFLITHNPTNATLNKFTEELKKYGVTTLVRVCDATYDKAPVEKEGIHVLDWPFDDGAPPPNQIVDDWLNLLKTKFREEPGCCVAVHCVAGLGRAPVLVALALIECGMKYEDAVQFIRQKRRGAFNSKQLLYLEKYRPKMRLRFRDTNGHCCVQ
- the PTP4A2 gene encoding protein tyrosine phosphatase type IVA 2 isoform X2, producing the protein MNRPAPVEISYENMRFLITHNPTNATLNKFTEDWPFDDGAPPPNQIVDDWLNLLKTKFREEPGCCVAVHCVAGLGRAPVLVALALIECGMKYEDAVQFIRQKRRGAFNSKQLLYLEKYRPKMRLRFRDTNGHCCVQ